The Halictus rubicundus isolate RS-2024b chromosome 5, iyHalRubi1_principal, whole genome shotgun sequence nucleotide sequence TTTAGCCTTTCCATACACTTCTTTCAAAGATGACGATACGAACTTCAATTTGCCACTGAACGAGATGCATTAAACTTCGTCTAAAGTTCTATGTGAGCAGGGTTTCTCAGATAACAGCTTGATGTCAGAATAAACAATGTATACGTGAAAGTTGTTTGCCACCTAATTTACAACGGTACATGTAGATACAAGTATCGTAAAAGATATAAATATCCGTTCTAGCATATCTGTTTGCTCGTAAAAACTTGCTGAACTTTGCCATTGCTAGACCCTTGTAATTATGCGGCTTAAGTCGCTGTAGGGACGGTTCGGCACGTCCTTTGCGATCCGTCAGATTTGAAAATGAAACAGGCAATTACATTTCAAAATAACAGTTTTATTAATCGATCATTAATCAATCAAACCGCGCAATTTTTGTTCGAAAAAAGTCTTGAAATCTCTAAAAATCGAACACgaatttttgcaataaaaaataataaaaagcaaaaataataataaccaaTAATAATAAGCGTAATAAGCGTAATAATATGCAATATATATTGGCATATTGGGCATATTGGCTACCCTAAAACGGATTAAAAAATTGGTTGTTGTTGCACGATTTAATTCCATTATGATTTCGATTCGTCATATTACCATTTCTGCCAATATCTTTATGTAACAGATATTTACGTGTTTGGAATCGGTTCACCTCCTGATGACAAGTAATGTGTACTGAATTTCGAGATAACGCAGCGTCCCTTGATTTACCATGTTTAAAAACTCTGATAAAGTGTTCATAAATGTAATCGTTTTCCACAAGTGGCAACTCATTCTTTTAATGTCGAAAGTATACAACTCGAACACCCACCAACTCTTTCTGAAAAAGCTGAAATTTGTTCACTCGCCAGAGTGAATTGCGTAGATAGCGTACGTACGTGTATGTACATACTGGATGTAACAAAATGTTTTGTCATGGCTTCATCGCGTGATTCGACAGCTTTGATTCTGATTGGAGCAAAAAATATTCCCAACTCTGCTATAAAGTAAACAATACAGCATGTCGCGGATGTATAATATATTTGCAGCGTAATTTGTTTCCATATGCGTTTACATTGTCACAAGATGAAGTTACAGTTCGCGTTGTGCCCTAGCACAAGTCGTCACAATCAACAATAAAAGGAGGGGCACACTCGCCATGCCTGATTCCGAACGAATAAGCAGGTGTTGGTTTCGGTGATTTAAGATCATATTTAGGACCTGGACTTCGACAAATCATTTTCTCGGGTCTTCTACGCGTCATAGAGAACTTTGGTGAACATGTTCTGTCTTCGTAAAAGTAAGGGGCCGGCGTAGGCGAACATTTCAGGCTCGGCGTGCGAATTCCTCTGCAAGAGACGCAAAGTGTTCGTTCAAACGTTAACTGAAACTTAAACTTAAATCTATCATTAGCTGGTCCATTAAGTTTCTGGTAAACGATGGTAAATGTTTCATGAAAAGccaaagagaaaaataaatcaaGAGATTCGAGAAGTTGGAATCTTTCGCTTTGCTTGCATTAGCAAGAGAGTCTCATCGATGTATTCGATATCTCGGTCATTGGTTCCAAGGTGGATccccccggtagtggggataaaattttaatGGTTACTGTAGAGATTTTTTTCACggttacagagaaaatactggcTCGTGGCGTTACCGTGCTAACGTCACACCCATATTACGAACATAATGCAATTGCGCAAACACGCAACTATATACTTTTGAAAGAAGTCGCTAGGTGCGATAAATTCAGGTAGTCTTACACTCCTAATAACGGCGTTTATTATTACGATATGTAAGGGCTGCTCGGCATTCGTTTATGTACAGAGATAAGATAGCTGATGATCTCGGAGAAATGTGTCCTACAAGATGCATGTGATGACTTGCAGAAATGCGAAACAGAGAAACGCAAAATCTGTAATTTTATAAAGCCATATCTTGTGAACCAAAGTAGTCCCTAATCGTGATCGTCTAACCACGTGGCGAGTATACAACCGACGAATTTTGATGATGGTGACCTTACGGTTctcgaggggggagggggaacaAGTTAGAACTCCCTGATCTACTTGTAAACCGACGACTGTAAACATCTTGTGTATGTATATCCGAGAAACCTAAAGATAGCTGACAACTATCTGACGCGACGTGCGACGTCCACATTCTTACACTCCAACCCCAAACATGACTCATCAAGGCCCAAATGTTTCCCCCTCTCGTGGCAACGTGACAACGATGATTATgcttaaagaagaaaaatgaataatagaaaaatgatGAAACAAATGGTACTCACATGATGAACGCTGGACCTGTTTTGGGCGATTTTATGTAGTAGGGTCCTGGTGTCGCACATTCACTTCTGGGTTTGGTTCTATACTTTAATGAAAATGCTGGACCTTTCGGAGatggtaaaatatattttgggCCAGGACCGCAGAAAGGTGCTAATGGAAAAGAATGATCGTGTTTCAACTTTTTCAAGTATTATTTAAGAGaaataaggaaaaatttgtCGTATCATTTTGCTTCAACATCGAACAAAACAGTGTTGAAGTTATTGTTAGCTGAATCAACTTCGATCCTAAGAAGTAATAATgtagaaatataattttcaaatACCGATAGTCCGGCCGACTAGTCCAAAAGAAAAACCACCGCGTTTCGGACCCGGTAGCAAATATTTTGGTCCTGGTCCTTCGCATGCTCGTAGACCGAGTAATCTCGTACCAATTGTATACGCTGGATTCCGATACCTGGAGAGGCAATGCTTCTCGTAACCCACAAGAGTTTTAAGCTGGTATTTAGGTCCAGGACCTAAAAAGTAAATATATGTAATATCCTAAAGCTTGTTGTaacgtatgtacatatattcgcTAAGAAAAACATTTAATCATACTTCTCACACCACATATGGCAATCACGGTTTTTTTTGTTGGTTCTGTTTCTGATTGATCGGGATCCGGTTTTGGTGGCATTTTGTTACTTGATAATTTACATTTCGTTAGaacttaaaaaaatatataaaattttgaatGTATTAGATAAGCCAAATCATTGTGAACATAAACAGTTGATTAGTGCGAACACTGATAGCTGTGAACGTATCAACAAGTCGAAAAATCTTTATACACAAATGTGACCTTGAACTCATAATCACAGAGAATACAGTTTGTATTAGCAATAATTTATGCATGTAAACACTCGCATTGTTTTAATTCCtaacaaacattttttagtgTTTCCAATTTAGAAACTAGACAAAGTAACTTCGTATACAtatcaataattattaactataattattaactataatttaaacgaaatattatgttTTTAAATTCATAATATTTTAGAAGGTATTACAAGAAAATGTTATATGTTGTATGGCCGGGCCGATACTGATACACTATGTAGatgttatataaatatattaaatgttTATGCGCatacgttgaaaataaaaactttctaaaCATTTGGACAAAACAGTATACAAATTTATATtctgtatatataaaataggaCATAGAAATTTTAAAGTATATTACAAATATTTCACAAaagtatatgtgtatatatatatgtaaaatcACTCTAAAAATACATGAAATGTTTCATacatataatacatttttataattttccatttatccttttttttggaatttttgtagATGCATTAATCTTCATCCAAACTTGTGATCGGCACTCCAGCACATTCACTGTGTCTGATACCAAAGGAATACATGGGGGCTTGTTTTCTAAGTAGTGGGTAATACTGTGGTCCTGGGCTCAAACTTATTTCAGCTAAATCATTTCTTGGCTTCAAACTAAAAGCTGGAGATCTACGTTTCACAACTTCTGTTCCTGTTGTTCCATACGCTGCTGGACCAGGACTAAGATACTCGTATCTGCCTTTATAGTAGTTACCCCTGTTATAAGAAAATATAATGATAATTGATAATAATTGAAAGATAttataaaatttcataaaaattaacttttaatttgttaaattttctTCAAACATTAATATTGTTTTGCATAAGTATTTAAAGGATTCAAGCAAAGGTTCTACTTGAACGTCATATCTATACGCACATTGTGAAGGCACCGCGTGCCGTTTTATCTGGAATTTTGGGACCAATACACGTTGGTAAAATGTATGCATTTGGTCCGGGCCCTATATCGCTAATTTTCGTTTTGCCCCTGGCTTTAATACTGTAACCAGGAGGTCTTTTGCTGTGATTCATTGGTGGACATAATTCTGGATGATGTGCTCCTGGTCCTGGTCCTGAATCTCTTACTGGAAAGAATTTTGTGGGATAGGCACATACAGGCTGTTCAGCAATAAGTGGAAAAAAATTTAAGCGACGATTTttcgttaattttttatttttacttaacGTAGTAGAAATTGTTTACatagtaaaaaaattgtttactcgATCCGATGTCTCGAATTAGTAATAGCATATTTACCTCTAAACACTTCTCTACCAGCTATTGTATATGCAGGTGAATTATCCAATCCATAATTTGTTAGTTTTGCAACATTATA carries:
- the LOC143354638 gene encoding ciliary microtubule associated protein 1A; translation: MENKENKAKLLSCMVKGPGPVYELRTLVGYDGHCLSRRRGPAYSMRYRTQIVVPSVGPGPRYNVAKLTNYGLDNSPAYTIAGREVFRVRDSGPGPGAHHPELCPPMNHSKRPPGYSIKARGKTKISDIGPGPNAYILPTCIGPKIPDKTARGAFTMGNYYKGRYEYLSPGPAAYGTTGTEVVKRRSPAFSLKPRNDLAEISLSPGPQYYPLLRKQAPMYSFGIRHSECAGVPITSLDED
- the LOC143354593 gene encoding uncharacterized protein LOC143354593; the encoded protein is MPPKPDPDQSETEPTKKTVIAICGVRSPGPKYQLKTLVGYEKHCLSRYRNPAYTIGTRLLGLRACEGPGPKYLLPGPKRGGFSFGLVGRTIAPFCGPGPKYILPSPKGPAFSLKYRTKPRSECATPGPYYIKSPKTGPAFIIGIRTPSLKCSPTPAPYFYEDRTCSPKFSMTRRRPEKMICRSPGPKYDLKSPKPTPAYSFGIRHGECAPPFIVDCDDLC